The Xenopus tropicalis strain Nigerian chromosome 2, UCB_Xtro_10.0, whole genome shotgun sequence genome window below encodes:
- the slc46a1 gene encoding proton-coupled folate transporter: MVSPDDSPEVRERPRSRRCLPASVTVEPVLFLSMFALALQGPLTTQYLWDRLSADIGFNGTRILDCTVNGSKSTGALQQEVETLTSHWSLYINLGGFLVGLFSVMLLGPWSDKVGRRPVLFFPCIGLALQAALYLVVMYQELHVAYFLIGRFISGISGDFNMILAGCFAYIADVSDRQSRTFRVAILEACLGIAGMVASIIGGHWRKAQGYINPFWLVFAVNLFTAVYVYFCVEESVKDKKPARLFTHRHYQTFFRLFTVSGENNRRRKLCLYSLALLVVVTVHMGAKNLFVLYELSYPLCWDSDLIGYGSAAEHLTYLSSLAGLRLFQLCLADSWVAEMGFISNISGLVVISLASTTPVMFTGYGLRFFAMATTPVIRSKLSKMVEEGEQGALFSSVACVEGLSYLLATAVFNSLYPATLHFMQGFPFLFGALLLLIPAGIIGLIEVCDQKPMYSQFSEIS, encoded by the exons ATGGTGTCCCCGGATGACAGCCCCGAGGTCCGTGAAAGGCCGAGGTCGCGACGCTGCCTGCCGGCCTCAGTGACAGTGGAGCCGGTGCTTTTCTTGTCCATGTTTGCATTGGCTCTGCAGGGCCCTCTAACTACTCAATACCTGTGGGACCGGCTCAGTGCCGATATCGGCTTCAATGGGACTCGAATCCTGGACTGCACCGTCAATGGCAGCAAGAGCACAGGAGCCCTGCAGCAG GAAGTGGAGACTCTTACCTCACACTGGAGCCTTTACATAAACTTGGGCGGCTTTCTAGTTGGCCTTTTCTCTGTGATGCTTCTGGGGCCATGGAGTGACAAAGTGGGACGTCGGCCAGTGCTTTTCTTTCCATGCATCGGTCTCGCTCTGCAAGCTGCACTCTACCTAGTAGTCATGTACCAGGAGCTACACGTTGCATACTTTTTAATTGGCCGCTTCATCAGTGGTATTAGTGGTGACTTCAACATGATCCTTGCTGGGTGCTTTGCTTATATCGCTGATGTCAGTGACCGGCAATCCCGCACTTTCCGCGTAGCTATATTAGAAGCCTGCCTTGGCATTGCTGGGATGGTAGCTAGCATCATTGGCGGGCACTGGCGGAAAGCCCAGGGCTACATCAACCCCTTCTGGCTGGTGTTTGCTGTAAATTTGTTTACAGCAGTTTATGTTTATTTCTGTGTAGAGGAATCTGTAAAAGACAAGAAGCCAGCAAGACTTTTTACTCATCGCCACTACCAGACATTTTTTCGCCTTTTCACGGTATCAGGGGAAAATAATCGAAGGAGGAAACTTTGCCTTTATTCATTGGCCCTCCTGGTGGTGGTGACTGTGCACATGGGAGCCAAAAACTTATTTGTACTTTATGAGCTCAGTTACCCACTCTGCTGGGACTCTGATCTCATTGGCTATGGTTCAGCAGCTGAGCATCTAACCTACCTCAGCAGCCTGGCAGGGCTGCGTCTATTCCAGTTGTGTTTGGCAGACAGCTGGGTGGCAGAGATGGGCTTCATTTCCAATATATCAGGGCTGGTTGTCATCTCCTTGGCTTCTACTACTCCCGTTATGTTTACAG GTTATGGGCTGAGATTCTTTGCAATGGCAACTACTCCAGTAATCCGTTCCAAGCTGTCCAAGATGGTAGAGGAGGGAGAACAAG GAGCGTTGTTTTCCTCCGTGGCATGTGTGGAAGGCCTCTCCTACTTGCTAGCCACAGCCGTGTTTAACTCTCTCTATCCAGCCACTCTGCACTTTATGCAAGGTTTCCCGTTCCTCTTCGGAGCCTTACTTTTGCTGATCCCAGCAGGAATCATAGG ATTGATAGAAGTCTGCGATCAAAAACCAATGTACAGTCAGTTCTCCGAAATCTCCTGA